The genomic interval ATCAGGTCTTTTCTAAGCCCTCAACAACTTCCTTATGTAGTTCTGGTACTGCTGGCAGGAGGAGGACTGGCTGTGTTCATAAATAGGACCATCAGCCCAAAAAAAGACAAACAAAAGGACAAGAATAAGCTGTAGAAACATTCTTTTCCAAAAAAAGAACCCTATAATCTATAGAGATTAGTTTTATCAGAAAGTAAAATACACAGAGCTACTTATGAGATTAACCGATAACACAAAAGCCGTTTCCATGGTCGTATCTGCGCTCCTTCTTATCATAGTGGTGGCTGGATCCGTTGCATTCCTTGCAGGCACGATGCAGGGTGTGACTTCCCAGACAGATAAGGTTGTCAGCAATGGCAACAGTGCAGACACCGGGGCTATCAAAATAAATGTAATAAGTTCTGACCTTGCTATTCCTGCGGTGAGCCAGCTCGTAAAAGCTTATAATGATAAGAATCCGGGAGTGAAGCTCCAGTTACAGCAAAGTGATTCCCTGGGCGGTACTTCTAATGTTTCCATAGGCTCTGTATCTTCCGGTTTAGCAGATATCGGGATTTCTGACAGGGAACCGTCTCCATATGAGATGGAAAAATATCCCGACCTTGTAGCCCAAAAGTTTGGCACTTCGGGAATTGTTGTCATAGTTCATAGCAGCACGCCGAATATCAAATTTAGCAAAAATGACCTGAAAAACAAATACAGCGCCCCGGGTTCATTTACGGTGTATCATATGCAGAATATGAGTTCTCGTTATACCGGTACAGAGGCCGCCTTTTTCCAGTATATAGGGACCAATACAATTGCCCCGGGTATTATTCCCATTAAAGGCGGTGCCGGCATTCTTGATGCTGTGAAAAACATGCCAGAATCTATAGGATTCATAGAATACGGTTATGTTGACTCTCAGGATAAACTGGGAAATGTGTATATAGCGGACCTCTTTAATGAGAGTAACAATATAACATACACAAATATGAGCTATTCCAACTTCACGCTTGCTGCAATCAGCGATAATGTGAACAACTCCTATTATCCTCTGGAGCTTTCACACCCCCTATACTTTGTAACTAAGGGGAAATCATCTCTTGCGGATGCCTTCATAAAGTGGGCGCTATCATTTGAAGGACAGGATATTATAGAAAAGAATGGATATATCAGCTATGCGAGGGAATTTAGCTGATTATATTGTCAATAGTCAATTGCGGTATTGCCGTGGAGAAGATTTTGAAAAAATATGTAAGGAAGAAAAGAATTTATACTTTTTCCAAATGATAATAATAATCATAATTATAAGTAATATTTTTATATAGTATAAAGTCTAACTTATTACCATGTCAATGAATGGAACGATGGGTAAGATATTGATAGCTCTACCCGTCTTTTTTTCTGCCTCTGCAATCATAGATTATTCCACTACCATCTGGTTTTCGGGGTCGAAGGAAAATCTGATCCGGAATGAGTTCAGCCCACTGCTGGTATATGCAGTCAAAAACGACATGGTAATCCCTTATGTTTTCTTTACTGTGATTTTTTATTTCTTCTCATCTTACCTTGCACTGAAAATGCTCTCTTCGGATAAAAATATCTTCTATTGCGCATCAGCCATACTTGCCCTGATATCGCTGGCACATACATTCGGGGGTTTATCCTGGTATTTCAGGAGCGAAGCGTACTCCAACGCCATCCTTGCAATTTCAGCAATTACGGTCATGATGGCAATATTCTTATCAGGATGGACCTTTCTTCGAAAAAAAATACTCATCTAATCTACTGATATTATATATGGTCTATATATTCTTGGGAAAAGGTATATAGTATTTACTGACCTCATAAAGTATCATTAACATGATCAATCCAGAAATAAGAAAAGTCCAGATAACAGGCAAATCAACGTTCGTTGTTTCTCTTCCTAAGAAGTGGGCTATAAATGTCGGAATAATATCAGGTTCCCTTGTTCATATGCACCCCCAGGAGGATGGTTCCCTTCTTTTAACCTCAAACGGCGGTTTGGTGTCTCAGAGTCTAAAAACCTTAACTATAGATGGGAGGGCAGGCGAGCCGCTGATAAGAGATATAATAGCCACCTACGTTGCCGGGTATCGTATGATCGAACTAAAAGGCAGGAATATAACATATGAACAGAAAAAAGACATAACAACTATAGTGAAAAAATTGATAGGTATTGAGATTATTGAAGAGACACCGGATAAAGTGATAATCCAGGATATATCGAATCCGGGGGAGATGCCTATCGATATGAGCTTTCGGCGCATGCATATAAAAGTGCAATGGATGCTTGATAATACAATAAAGGCAATGAACACAAGGGATGTAATTCTTGCCTCTGAAGTCGTAAAGCAGGATGATGAGATCGATCGACTCCACCTGTTGATATCAAAACAGTTCATGGATATTTTACTCCATTCAAGGATATCTGAAAAAAGTGAACTCGGATTGACAGGGGCATTCTACTACAGGCTGGCAAGCGACCAGTTAGAGCGTGTGTCAGACCATGCGGGTAAGATCGCTGGCATAATACTGGAATCATGTGACAAAATCCCTCCTGCCATGCTTGAAGGTATTGTTAAAATCGGGATCGTTTCTTACAGGCTTGTCAACGATTCTGTCGTTTCTTTTACAAAATGCAATGTAGAACTTGCAAACAGGATTATTGACGAACATAAAAAAATAAGCGAAGATCTGCGAAAAACCAGAAATATTTCAACAGGTATGAATCCTGACACTGTTATATCCCTGGGGCTTATAGCAGACAGTGTGAAAAGGATAGGGGATTATGCTGCAAATGTGGCAGAGCTAGCCATTGACTTCTCTAAAAGTATATAGGTATCGGGCTGATTATAATATAGCAGCATCGTTATTTTTTCCTGTTTTGTTCTATATACCTCTATTGTTTCTATGTAGGATGGTTTTATGATTTGATGCAACCAGAATCAGGTATGCGCAATGAAGTTATGGGTGCAGTTATGATTTTTGTCCTTTCACTCTACAGCGCCGCTTCTGTATCGTGGTATTCTCCATCAGTAAATCTTCCGGCTGCGATATTTGCGGTCTTCCCTGTGATGGGTGCGCTTGGTGTAATAATCCTTGCAGCTAAAAAAAAAGCCTGAAACAAGGCGATATAATCTTTCCATCTCACTCCTAACCGGGAAAAATATCAGAATCAATTTCTATTTTTTCAGTAGCAACAAATGGTTATTCTGCTGAACTCCAAAAATACTATATAGATTACATAGATAAATTTTATCTGTATTTATCCGGATACTTACCAAAAAAAATTTGCATGCTCATAAAAATTAAATATCAAAACGCGCAATCAGAAAAAAAGGCAAATAAAATATTGTCTTCAATGCACGGCGTTTCCCTGTGAATTTATGAATCTATCAAGAACCTACTGTCCGGTATTTTCTAAATTTAAAATCCTGAACGGTTACAGGGGAAAATAAACTATATAACTCTCTATAGTTTATGAGGGTAGTCCTGAAATAGTTTATAGAATTATAGTGATGTGGCGGCTATAGGATCATGCCGCTAAATCACACAACCCGTAGGAGGAATATGAAGCCCTTGACGTATCTTACTTTTTTACCCATGGCCGGGCTTCATTAATCATGAACTGGTGCCTCAGGTCTCTTCATCTCCGATCCGGGGCACCTGTTTCATGCTTTGAACGAATAAAAGTAGATTATATGGTTCTATATAGTCTATGAGGCTCATCCTATTATAGTTTCCAAAATTAGAGTGACTCTGGCGGCTCATACGCTTGCCGCCAGAACGCCGAAAAAGGAACCCTTACTTACTCATTCTTTTGCCATAGTAAGGGCTTCTGTTACGTCGAAACCATGCCCCCCGCGTAGGGAGAGCGGGGGCGCTGGTTTCATGCTTGAAAATAAAAATAGACTATAGAACTCTCTATAGTTTATGAGGGTTTGCATAAAATAGTTTATGAAATTAGTATGATCGGTGATGCTATAAATCCGTGTCCGCCAAACTTCGAATTGAAAGTATATAACACTCAGAGGGCATGCCGATGGGCATCACTTAAATATTGGATAGAAAAAATAAAGGAGAACATAAAAATGGTAAATATGAAGGAAATTAGGGCATTCCTGCATGACGCAAAAGCCGTCTCGCCAGCAATCGCGACATTGATTTTGATCGTGATCGCAGCAGTGGCAGCAGCAGGTGTGGGAATACTTGTACAGTCCTCGCAGCAGAATGCGAAGGATCAGACTGGAGATAAGAACTTAAATGCAATGGGAACGATCGACATCAAGGGCAGCACCACACTATTGCCCGTTACGCAGGCTGCCGCTGAAGCGTTCATGAAGAAATACCCTGCTATTACAATCAACATAGGCGGCGGAGGCTCTGAAGTTGGGCAGTTATTAGCATGGACTACAACAAAACCAACTCAAGAAATGGGCGCAAGCTCATCCAAGTGGTCTTCCAGTGATAAGACCATATCTGGAATAGTTATACCAAAGAGAGAAACAGCAATCATCCAGGAAGCAGGAGAGAATGCCAAAGTCTTTGAGTCAAAGATTGGAACTGGCATGATCGTAATGGCTGGTAAGACTGAATTTAATGTTGATAATAGTACAGGATGCGCAAACTCAGCTACAAATATATGCTTCACTGATTTGAAGAACGCATACCAAAACGGCGCCATAATACCTGTCTCGAATTATAAAGTAGTTCAGCGCTCAGACAAATCTGGAACTGAAGAAACTTTTGCGGCATGGATCGGTCTCGTCAACTCAGTCGACAAACAGCTTAATTCGAGCAACGTTACAGGATACCAAGGCAACCAGGGTATAAGAGATGCAATTGCCAACGATGCAACAGGGAAAACAATCGGATTCGTTGATGTAGGATTCACCGGCACTAATGTGAATGGCAATGTTAACGTCTTGGCTGGAAAAATGAACAATACAGCAGCTAATAGTGATACTAAGGGTGTAGGCAAGGATTACGACTCAGCAAGCATCAGCTTAACATCAACCGGAAAGGGTCTTTCAAGAGATCTCTTCTACTACAACCAGGGCATACCTACAGGCGCAATCAAAACATATCTTGACTGGATTATGACCCCGGACGGACAGAAGATCGTACAGCAGGAAGGATTCTTCAGCAATTAAATAAACATCGATTATGAGGAAAGTTCCTCATAATTTCTTTTTTCTTATCAGCTTAACCATCCAGCAAAAATGAATAACGGTGAATGTATGGAATATTCTACAGGAGACATAGTAAAATTCAAACTCGAGTCGGGTAAGATCCATGAAGGAGGAGATATCCGGTTCATAGAACGGAGCCGTAACGAGGATATACTGTACATAAGCAGCTTCAATAGGTGGGACAGAGTTCCTGAAAACAGGATTATAGCGATTTGCAAAAGAAAAGATAAAAGAAAAAATAATTATTATTAATCAGGATTTCAGATATCAGGGAGAGATTTATGAAAAAAAAGAATTTGCAATATATTCTAAAAACTTTATCACGTGTTTTTGAGAATTCAGCGCAAAAGGCGCATATAGAGGAATTCAAGGCAAAATACAGGGGAGTGCCATGGAGAGATGGGATCGAACGTACACTGCTGAGTTATGCCCGCAGCGGCGTGACAATGAAAAGATGGATTGATAATTTAATTAATTTCATGATGGAGAAGAATATCACGTATAATTAAAAGTAGAGATCCTGTACATCAACAGTTTCAGAAGATGACTTTGCCTCCGGACATAAAAAAAAGAGGAACAATATGCGGGGAAGGCTTGATATAATTATCGATATTCTTGAAATTGCGAAAAAAGGAGTAAATAAAACAAAAATTGTCTATGGTGCGAACCTGAACTTTCAGCTAACAGAAAAATATCTTGGTTTTCTCCTGGAAAAAGGATTTATATATTACCTACACAATAAATACATAACTACAGATAAAGGAAAAATGATCCTGGAAAAGGCGAAAGAAATCAATATTCAGTTACAATAAAATATCAGCAAGAGGATTTGATGGAAAAGAGCGTATTTGATATTTTAAAAATCTTATTCTGTACTCCGTTTCTGCTTTATGCATGTTATTCGGATATTAAAAAGCGCAGGGTGGCCAATAATGTATGGCTGGTAATGCTTGTTGGCAGCATTATTTCTATTTCTTATGATTTCTCGTTATATAAGGAACTTGCTCTGCGTCCGTTGATTATTTCAGCAGGATTCATCTTCATACTTGCCTATATCCTTTTTAAAACAGGCGCATTCGGCGGGGCTGATGCCAAAGCGCTTATGGTCATGTCATTGACCATTCCGACCTATCCGGGTTTCCAGGCTCTGGGATATGCTTTTCCCCTGAATAAACCCATCTATGATATTTTTGCCCTGAGTATCTTAGCCAACGCAGCACTACTGACAGCTGTCGTTCCCATCGGGCTGGCTTTATATAACCTGGCGGAAATGGGTTTAAATTTCGATAATCCGGCATATATTTTCATGGGTTATAAAACGAGAATTTCAAAGCTTGCAGGCAGACATATCCGGTTGATCCGGGGTTTTGAAATGACAGATGGCAGGGTCAGATCCCATTTTAAATGGGATGGTATGGAAATTAACGAGAAAACGATCAGGGAGCTTAAGGATCTTTCAGGGAAATGTTTAATAAAAGATGAGATCTGGGTGACCCCGGAGTTACCTTTTATGATTCCCATAACGTTAGGTTTTTTCACGGCTGTTTTCTACGGTGATCTGATGTTTGAGTTAATTAAATTTCTCCTATGAGAGAATATGAAAAACGGAAACCCCTGACTTTTTAAGATAAATCCAGACAATATTGATATTATATAGATTATATAGATTATTTTGATCAGCTATATAAACTTTATAATATGAATATCTCCGATAGCAAAATCATTGATTTTGTATCACTTAAGAAAGGAGGAATAATGAATAAAAAAAGTAAATTAATTGGAATTTGCACACTGCTGATATTAACTAATGTGCTGGCAGCTATATTTGTGCCATCTATAAATGCGAGTAAAAATCAGAATGAGCTATCGGGATCTGAAAACTACCAGGAGAACCATCAAGAAGTCAAAAACATCATCTTAATGGTACCTGACGGTATGGGTATGGCAGATACGACAGCAGCCAGGATATATAAGAGCGGGCCTGGCGGTGCACCTTTATATTTTGAGACGCTTGAGAACATCGGATACCAGAGAACCTATTCAAACAACAGCATCATAACCGATTCTGCCGCCGCTGGCTCAGCCTGGGCATGCGGTGAGAAATTCAATAACGGCGAAATCTGCTATCATAATGATGGCCGCCCCTATAATCCCAGCATTCTGGAACTGGCTAAAGCAGAAGGTAAAGCTACAGGTCTTGTGGCTACTTCCACAATTACCCATGCCACGCCGGCAGTA from Candidatus Methanoperedens sp. carries:
- a CDS encoding peptidase A24, yielding MEKSVFDILKILFCTPFLLYACYSDIKKRRVANNVWLVMLVGSIISISYDFSLYKELALRPLIISAGFIFILAYILFKTGAFGGADAKALMVMSLTIPTYPGFQALGYAFPLNKPIYDIFALSILANAALLTAVVPIGLALYNLAEMGLNFDNPAYIFMGYKTRISKLAGRHIRLIRGFEMTDGRVRSHFKWDGMEINEKTIRELKDLSGKCLIKDEIWVTPELPFMIPITLGFFTAVFYGDLMFELIKFLL
- a CDS encoding phosphate uptake regulator PhoU, which translates into the protein MINPEIRKVQITGKSTFVVSLPKKWAINVGIISGSLVHMHPQEDGSLLLTSNGGLVSQSLKTLTIDGRAGEPLIRDIIATYVAGYRMIELKGRNITYEQKKDITTIVKKLIGIEIIEETPDKVIIQDISNPGEMPIDMSFRRMHIKVQWMLDNTIKAMNTRDVILASEVVKQDDEIDRLHLLISKQFMDILLHSRISEKSELGLTGAFYYRLASDQLERVSDHAGKIAGIILESCDKIPPAMLEGIVKIGIVSYRLVNDSVVSFTKCNVELANRIIDEHKKISEDLRKTRNISTGMNPDTVISLGLIADSVKRIGDYAANVAELAIDFSKSI